In the genome of Oncorhynchus mykiss isolate Arlee chromosome 18, USDA_OmykA_1.1, whole genome shotgun sequence, one region contains:
- the fabp3 gene encoding fatty acid-binding protein, heart, giving the protein MAEAFAGTWNLKDSKNFDEYMKALGVGFATRQVGGMTKPTTIIEVAGDTVTLKTQSTFKNTEISFKLGAEFDETTADDRKVKSLITIDGGKMVHVQKWDGKETTLVREVSGNALELTLTLGDVVSTRSYVKAE; this is encoded by the exons ATGGCTGAGGCATTCGCAGGCACATGGAACCTGAAGGACAGCAAGAACTTTGACGAATACATGAAGGCTCTGG GTGTGGGCTTTGCAACACGCCAGGTTGGCGGTATGACCAAGCCCACCACCATCATCGAGGTAGCTGGAGACACAGTCACTCTGAAGACACAGAGCACCTTCAAGAACACCGAGATCTCCTTCAAACTAGGAGCGGAGTTCGACGAGACCACCGCCGATGACAGGAAAGTCAAG tcCCTAATAACGATAGACGGTGGTAAGATGGTTCACGTGCAGAAGTGGGATGGCAAGGAGACCACTCTGGTCCGTGAAGTCAGCGGCAACGCCCTCGAACTG ACTCTGACTCTGGGTGATGTCGTCTCCACACGCTCCTACGTCAAGGCCGAGTGA